In Campylobacter suis, the following proteins share a genomic window:
- the hypB gene encoding hydrogenase nickel incorporation protein HypB has protein sequence MCKDCGCSFGNIHSHEHTHADGTIHSHHHDHSGEHTHEHGAGFHTHEHTHGSITHTHEHDHSGEHSHSHPILNESKTIEVIEKILSANDKEASANRAHLDEHKILCVNLMSSPGAGKTTLLEATIKADEFKIGVVEGDLETNQDADRIIQAGAKAHQISTGQTCHLDAFMVHSGLHHLPLSELDVVFIENVGNLVCPASYDVGAHFNVVLLSVPEGDDKISKYPVMFRTADLVIVTKTSLMPHFEFSLQRVRDEVRKLNPKADIIALDSKTGEGVDKWLNYLKFKKELR, from the coding sequence ATGTGTAAAGACTGCGGTTGCTCTTTTGGCAACATTCACTCACACGAGCATACCCATGCTGATGGCACTATTCACTCACACCATCACGATCATAGCGGCGAGCATACTCACGAGCATGGGGCTGGTTTTCATACTCATGAGCACACTCACGGCTCTATCACGCATACCCACGAGCACGATCATAGCGGCGAGCACTCACACTCTCATCCTATTTTAAATGAGAGTAAAACGATAGAGGTGATAGAGAAAATTTTAAGCGCAAACGACAAAGAGGCTAGTGCAAATAGAGCCCATCTTGATGAGCATAAAATTTTATGTGTAAATCTCATGAGTAGCCCAGGTGCCGGCAAAACCACGCTTTTAGAAGCCACTATAAAGGCAGATGAGTTTAAAATAGGCGTTGTTGAGGGCGATTTAGAGACTAACCAAGATGCTGATCGTATCATACAAGCAGGAGCAAAGGCGCACCAGATAAGCACAGGTCAGACTTGTCATTTAGATGCATTTATGGTACATTCAGGGCTTCATCATCTGCCTCTTTCTGAGCTTGATGTCGTTTTTATAGAAAATGTTGGAAACCTAGTATGTCCTGCTAGCTACGATGTAGGCGCGCATTTTAATGTCGTGCTCTTATCTGTGCCTGAGGGTGATGATAAAATTTCAAAATATCCCGTGATGTTTCGCACGGCAGATCTAGTCATAGTCACCAAAACATCGCTAATGCCACACTTTGAGTTTAGCTTACAAAGGGTTAGAGATGAAGTAAGAAAGCTTAATCCAAAAGCCGACATCATCGCGCTTGATAGCAAGACGGGCGAGGGCGTTGATAAGTGGCTTAATTATTTAAAATTTAAAAAAGAGCTTAGATAA
- a CDS encoding HypC/HybG/HupF family hydrogenase formation chaperone: MCLSIPSKVIEIDENNFATVETLGVRRKVTLDLIGEPVNVGEYVLIHVGYAMEKFDTKYALESLEIYRKMAEDMKNGEIDASEGDMGLDEMINSSKKNDGFN; the protein is encoded by the coding sequence ATGTGCCTTTCTATCCCTTCAAAAGTGATCGAAATCGATGAAAATAACTTTGCCACAGTTGAGACTCTAGGTGTTCGCCGTAAGGTCACGCTTGATCTTATCGGTGAGCCTGTAAATGTGGGTGAGTATGTGCTTATCCATGTGGGATACGCGATGGAGAAGTTCGATACAAAATACGCCCTTGAAAGCCTTGAAATTTATAGAAAAATGGCTGAGGATATGAAAAACGGCGAGATTGACGCGAGCGAGGGCGATATGGGGCTTGATGAAATGATAAACTCATCAAAGAAAAACGATGGATTTAATTAA